From the Gordonia bronchialis DSM 43247 genome, one window contains:
- the hisC gene encoding histidinol-phosphate transaminase produces the protein MTFRIRPDLDDLPVYVPGKTFPGAVKLASNEVTQGPLPSVLDAIGAAAASVNRYPDNGMVDLTAALAKQLGVTEDEVQVGCGSVILCQNLILITSGPGDEVVFGWRSFETYPLATRVAGATPVQVPLTGEATYDLRAMAAAVTDRTRLIFVCNPNNPTGTVVEAEELRTFLRSVPSDIIVALDEAYFEYMRLPSSQHYDALELRREFPNLVVLRTFSKAYGLAGLRVGYAVGAPEVITALGKVHVPFSVNSVAQQAALASLAAGDELLTRTDAVVGERSRVADRLRAAGYRVPDSQANFVWLELGADSVEFATAAVEAGVVVRPFAGDGVRVTITESGENDVFLAFAENWAGKSQ, from the coding sequence GTGACGTTTCGCATCCGCCCCGACCTCGACGACCTTCCCGTTTACGTGCCGGGCAAGACGTTTCCGGGAGCGGTGAAGCTCGCCAGCAACGAGGTGACGCAGGGACCGTTGCCCAGCGTGCTCGACGCCATCGGCGCGGCGGCCGCGTCGGTCAACCGCTACCCCGACAACGGCATGGTGGATCTCACCGCCGCGCTCGCCAAGCAACTCGGCGTCACCGAGGACGAGGTGCAGGTGGGTTGCGGGTCGGTGATCCTGTGCCAGAACCTGATCCTGATCACCAGCGGGCCCGGCGACGAGGTCGTCTTCGGCTGGCGCTCTTTTGAGACCTATCCCCTCGCGACCCGGGTGGCCGGAGCGACGCCGGTGCAGGTCCCGCTCACCGGCGAGGCCACCTATGACCTGCGGGCCATGGCCGCAGCCGTGACCGACCGCACGCGTCTGATCTTCGTGTGCAACCCCAACAACCCGACGGGGACCGTCGTCGAGGCCGAGGAGTTGCGCACCTTTCTGCGCAGCGTGCCATCCGACATCATCGTCGCGCTCGACGAGGCGTACTTCGAGTACATGCGGCTGCCGTCGTCGCAGCACTACGACGCCCTGGAACTGCGTCGGGAGTTCCCCAATCTGGTTGTGCTGCGCACATTCTCGAAGGCGTATGGGCTGGCCGGCCTGCGCGTGGGGTATGCGGTCGGCGCGCCGGAGGTCATCACCGCGCTCGGTAAGGTGCACGTCCCGTTCTCGGTGAACAGCGTCGCCCAGCAGGCCGCGCTGGCCAGTCTCGCCGCCGGCGACGAGTTGCTCACGCGTACCGATGCGGTGGTCGGCGAACGGTCCCGCGTCGCCGATCGGCTACGGGCGGCCGGCTATCGGGTGCCCGATTCGCAGGCCAACTTCGTGTGGCTGGAGCTGGGAGCGGACTCCGTCGAGTTCGCGACCGCTGCCGTCGAGGCCGGTGTGGTGGTCCGCCCCTTCGCCGGGGACGGCGTACGCGTCACCATC